GGTATAAAAAATCATTTGGATGCCGATGATAGAGATTTAAAAAACGAATAAAAAAAAAACTCCGATTGAAAAATCGGAGTTTTTTTTATAACAAAGTTCTACTGCATATCCGGGTTTAAATCTATAAGTCCAGAGAAAGGCCTATAATGAGCTGATTCGGTCTAGAATCTACTCGTATACTCTTATCTATTGATTCTGCAGTATTTTTACTAAGCCCACGTTCATAGCGTATATCTGCTGTAAGTCTGCCAAATTGTACGCCTGCTCCAAATTGTACCCCAACAGTAAACTCATTTTTAACATCACCAAGTCGTACATCCTCTAGGTCTGTTTCTACAATATACTGTAATGCAGGGCCTCCAAAAATATGTATTGGCCCCAAAACAGAAATTCCTAAAAGAATGGGTAGATCTAACTTTTTTATAGTGTAATCAAGCTCTGTATTCACAAGCTTGTAGGAACTGTTGTTCACAGTGTATTGTAATTCTGGTTTGAGATAAATATTATCAGTTAGTTTTCCTCTTAAAAACACCCCTAGGTGATACCCAACCCGATCATCTGCTGTTGTTCTTGTAACATCGGTAATTTCAATTTTACCATTATCTCCATAATTAAGCCCTCCTTTTACTCCAAAAGTTACTCTTTTTTCCTGAGCAAGTATGGCACAAGAAGTAAATAGCATAAAAAAAATAAATACATTTTTCATTATAAAATAATTTTGCTTCAATCAGGATTATCTAATAGAGCTTTATTAGGAAGGTTCAAAAAGCAATACAACCTGATGTTTTTTGGGTTTTTGCATGGTGCACTACGTTTACACTAAAAAAACATAGCATAATGTCATCAGGATTTAAAACTACTTCAAACTGTAATAGATTATCTATTATGTAATCCAGATTTAAAGATTAATAAATAATTTGAGTGATTTTGGTATAAAGGCTAGTCTATCAAGAACGAATGTCTTTCTGTTTTATTTTTTATAAAAACAAAAAACCTTCTGAAATAAATCAGAAGGTTTTCTTAATATTTTAAAAATACTATTATTTTCTTTTTACAACTTTTAACACGGCTTTGTTTATAGCTTCTGCATTTAAGCCATATTTTTCCATTAGCTGATCTGGTGTTCCGCTTTCTCCAAA
The sequence above is a segment of the Aquimarina spinulae genome. Coding sequences within it:
- a CDS encoding porin family protein, which gives rise to MKNVFIFFMLFTSCAILAQEKRVTFGVKGGLNYGDNGKIEITDVTRTTADDRVGYHLGVFLRGKLTDNIYLKPELQYTVNNSSYKLVNTELDYTIKKLDLPILLGISVLGPIHIFGGPALQYIVETDLEDVRLGDVKNEFTVGVQFGAGVQFGRLTADIRYERGLSKNTAESIDKSIRVDSRPNQLIIGLSLDL